The following are encoded together in the Buchnera aphidicola (Acyrthosiphon lactucae) genome:
- a CDS encoding beta-ketoacyl synthase N-terminal-like domain-containing protein, with translation MRRVVITGIGIVSSIGNNKKEVLNSLYNGISGIVFSEKMKKLGMRSKIWGNIKLESINMITQKLSRFMNNASRYSFLAMIEAIKDAKIESKTYRKNPRVGLIAGSGCSFSKNMVKSNIYNIKNRRISNFISPYLAVKNMPSGISACLSTLFEIYGITYSISSACTTSAHCIGNAFELIQFGRQDIIFAGGGEELSLELASQFDAMKVLSANFNDDPIKASRVYDINRDGFVISGGAGILVIEELSSALSRSARIYAEIIGYAATSDGFNMILPSGNGAVRCMNLARKNKRIPIDYINVHGTSTKIGDLIELKAIREVFLNEKKPMISATKSMTGHSLGASGVHEIIYTLLMLKYNFIAPSINIERLESCAEDMNIIQETTNIKISTAMSNSFGFGGTNASLIVKKY, from the coding sequence GTGAGACGAGTAGTAATAACAGGTATTGGCATTGTTTCTAGTATTGGTAATAATAAAAAAGAAGTACTTAATTCTTTATATAATGGTATATCTGGAATTGTTTTTTCAGAAAAAATGAAAAAATTAGGCATGCGTAGTAAAATTTGGGGTAATATTAAATTAGAAAGTATAAACATGATAACACAGAAATTATCTCGATTTATGAATAATGCTTCTAGATATTCTTTTTTAGCTATGATAGAAGCTATTAAAGATGCCAAGATAGAAAGTAAAACATATAGAAAAAATCCTCGTGTTGGATTAATTGCTGGATCAGGATGTAGTTTTTCAAAAAACATGGTTAAATCTAATATATATAATATAAAAAATAGACGTATTTCAAATTTTATAAGCCCTTATCTTGCAGTTAAAAATATGCCTTCTGGAATATCAGCTTGTTTATCTACTTTATTTGAAATTTATGGAATAACTTATTCTATAAGTTCAGCTTGTACTACCTCTGCTCATTGTATTGGAAATGCATTTGAATTAATTCAATTTGGTAGACAAGATATTATTTTTGCAGGTGGAGGTGAAGAATTAAGCTTGGAATTAGCTAGTCAATTTGATGCCATGAAAGTTCTTTCCGCCAATTTTAATGATGATCCTATAAAGGCATCACGTGTCTATGATATAAATCGTGATGGTTTTGTGATTTCAGGTGGAGCAGGAATTTTAGTTATTGAAGAATTAAGTTCTGCTTTATCGCGTTCTGCTCGTATTTATGCTGAAATTATTGGATATGCTGCAACGTCTGATGGTTTTAATATGATTTTGCCTTCAGGAAATGGAGCAGTTCGTTGTATGAATTTAGCTAGAAAAAATAAAAGAATACCTATTGATTATATTAATGTACATGGAACTTCTACAAAAATTGGTGATTTAATAGAATTAAAAGCAATTAGAGAAGTATTCTTAAATGAAAAGAAACCAATGATTTCGGCGACAAAATCAATGACGGGTCATTCATTAGGAGCTTCAGGAGTACATGAAATTATTTATACTTTATTGATGTTAAAATATAACTTTATTGCTCCTTCAATTAATATTGAAAGATTAGAATCTTGTGCAGAAGATATGAACATTATTCAAGAAACTACTAATATAAAAATTAGTACGGCTATGTCTAACAGTTTTGGTTTTGGTGGAACTAACGCTTCATTAATAGTAAAAAAATATTAA
- the pmbA gene encoding metalloprotease PmbA, with amino-acid sequence MKLIREIEKEELFLSNVVKETLQLSNEKNISVEVFIKKTIGISVNIRNSIVENVEFNSDGALFITVYNKFSKGSVSSKDFSINSIKKMLETAINISNYSSSDFFSGLPNIKFLCFHAMELDLFHPWEFNVENAIDLSILSEKAAFKFDKRIINSEGSFFNGYMTINVFGNSLGMLEKYKSTRYSTYNCMIARDKNSMQRDFDYSISRKIDDLIKPEILGQKTAKRAVSRLGSRKINTMKSAVIFSSEISHIFFSHLINAISGDNVYQKSTFLIDDLNMKIFPDWLNIEENPHLKQGLGSKPFDNEGVVTKSKYIIKNGILQTWLLNSYNARKLQLESTGNCGGIYNWLISNSNISFEELLKKMNQGILVTELMGQGVDIISGNYSRGAVGFWVEKGKICYPINEITISGNLRDMWNNIVGISTDVDKRNKIQCGSVLLSEIQVSGN; translated from the coding sequence ATGAAATTAATTAGAGAAATAGAAAAAGAAGAATTATTTCTTTCAAATGTAGTAAAAGAAACTTTACAATTGTCTAATGAAAAAAATATTTCTGTTGAAGTATTTATAAAAAAAACAATCGGTATTAGTGTCAATATAAGAAATAGTATTGTTGAAAACGTAGAGTTTAATAGTGATGGTGCGTTATTTATTACAGTATATAATAAGTTTTCTAAAGGAAGTGTTTCATCTAAAGATTTCAGTATTAATAGTATTAAAAAAATGTTAGAAACAGCTATTAATATTTCAAATTATTCTTCTTCTGATTTCTTTTCAGGTTTACCTAATATAAAATTTTTATGTTTTCATGCTATGGAACTTGACTTATTTCACCCATGGGAATTTAATGTGGAAAATGCAATTGATCTTTCTATTTTATCAGAGAAAGCAGCTTTTAAATTTGATAAAAGAATTATTAATAGTGAAGGTAGTTTTTTTAACGGTTATATGACTATAAATGTTTTTGGTAATAGTCTAGGTATGTTAGAGAAATATAAATCTACTCGTTATTCAACTTATAACTGTATGATTGCTCGAGACAAAAATTCTATGCAGAGAGACTTTGATTATTCGATTTCAAGAAAAATTGATGATTTAATAAAACCAGAAATTTTAGGTCAAAAAACTGCTAAACGAGCTGTATCTAGATTAGGTTCTCGGAAAATAAATACAATGAAGTCTGCAGTTATTTTTTCATCGGAAATATCTCATATTTTTTTTTCACATCTTATTAATGCGATTAGTGGTGATAATGTTTATCAAAAATCCACATTTTTGATTGATGATTTAAATATGAAAATTTTTCCTGATTGGCTTAATATTGAAGAAAATCCTCATTTAAAACAAGGTTTAGGAAGCAAACCTTTTGATAATGAAGGTGTAGTTACAAAAAGTAAATATATTATTAAAAATGGAATACTACAAACTTGGTTATTAAATAGTTATAATGCTCGTAAACTTCAGTTAGAAAGTACAGGTAATTGCGGTGGAATTTATAATTGGTTGATTTCAAATAGTAATATATCTTTTGAAGAGCTTTTAAAAAAGATGAATCAAGGTATATTAGTTACAGAATTAATGGGACAAGGTGTAGATATAATTAGCGGTAATTATTCACGCGGAGCAGTAGGTTTTTGGGTTGAAAAAGGAAAAATTTGTTATCCTATAAACGAAATTACTATATCTGGAAATTTAAGAGATATGTGGAATAATATTGTTGGTATTAGTACTGACGTTGATAAGCGCAATAAAATTCAATGTGGTTCAGTATTATTATCTGAAATACAGGTTTCTGGAAATTAA
- the ppa gene encoding inorganic diphosphatase — MNLNKIIAGDNIPDDIYVIIEISSNSSPIKYEIDKKSGMLFVDRFIPTPMFYPCNYGYINQTLSLDGDPLDVLVSSYYPIQPNCVIHCKPIGILKMHDESGDDAKIIAVPKSKICKEYKNINDISDISELLKKQISHFFQHYKNLEKEKWVKIVGWGNCQDAKLEIKNAYDRAKKLTQHI; from the coding sequence ATGAATTTAAATAAAATTATTGCTGGTGATAACATACCAGATGATATATATGTAATTATAGAAATTTCATCAAATTCATCCCCTATTAAATATGAAATAGATAAGAAATCAGGTATGCTTTTTGTAGATCGTTTTATACCTACTCCAATGTTTTACCCTTGTAACTATGGATATATTAATCAAACTTTGTCTCTAGATGGTGATCCTTTAGATGTTTTAGTATCTTCTTATTATCCAATACAACCTAACTGTGTTATTCACTGTAAACCAATTGGAATTTTAAAAATGCACGATGAATCTGGCGATGATGCCAAAATCATAGCAGTACCAAAAAGCAAGATTTGTAAAGAATATAAAAATATAAATGACATTTCAGATATATCAGAATTATTAAAAAAACAGATTTCCCATTTTTTTCAACATTATAAAAATCTAGAAAAAGAAAAATGGGTAAAAATTGTAGGATGGGGAAATTGTCAAGATGCAAA
- the rsmI gene encoding 16S rRNA (cytidine(1402)-2'-O)-methyltransferase, whose protein sequence is MNKFYIGILYIVPTPIGNLSDITYRALEILKDVHIIAAENIRHTNILLQHFNIKNHLILMNKDNEKKQSDNLIKKLKKGKKIALVSNAGTPIINDPGSILIKKCHISNIKVIPLPGPCAAITALSASGITNNRFCYEGFLPSKKKTRCDLLYSLKEETRTIIFYESKYRILESIQDIIEQIDKNRHIVIAREITKKWESIYGAKATLILQWLKEDKYRYKGEIVIIIDGFKKLKKNNLSKKILDTFSMLRKFLSLKTSVLITSQIHEIKKNNLYQYVIKKEE, encoded by the coding sequence ATGAATAAATTTTATATTGGTATTCTTTATATTGTACCAACTCCTATAGGTAATTTATCAGATATTACTTATAGAGCACTAGAAATACTAAAAGATGTTCATATAATTGCTGCTGAAAATATTAGACATACTAATATTTTACTTCAACATTTCAATATTAAAAACCATTTAATATTAATGAATAAAGATAATGAAAAAAAGCAAAGTGATAATTTAATCAAAAAATTAAAAAAAGGAAAAAAAATTGCTTTAGTTTCTAATGCAGGAACTCCAATTATTAATGATCCTGGTAGTATATTAATAAAAAAATGTCATATTTCTAATATAAAAGTCATTCCTCTTCCAGGACCTTGTGCTGCTATTACAGCATTAAGTGCTTCGGGAATAACAAATAATCGTTTTTGCTATGAGGGATTTTTACCTTCTAAAAAAAAAACAAGATGTGATTTACTCTATTCTTTAAAAGAAGAAACACGAACAATTATTTTTTATGAATCAAAATATAGAATACTTGAAAGTATACAAGATATCATAGAACAAATAGACAAAAATAGACATATAGTAATAGCAAGAGAAATTACAAAAAAATGGGAATCAATTTATGGAGCCAAAGCAACTTTAATACTTCAATGGCTTAAAGAAGATAAATATCGTTATAAAGGCGAAATAGTAATTATTATTGATGGTTTTAAAAAGTTAAAAAAAAATAATCTATCAAAAAAAATATTAGATACATTTTCAATGTTAAGAAAATTTTTATCATTAAAAACATCAGTTTTAATTACTTCTCAGATACATGAGATTAAAAAAAATAATTTATATCAATACGTGATAAAAAAAGAAGAGTGA